The following proteins come from a genomic window of Ignavibacteria bacterium:
- a CDS encoding crossover junction endodeoxyribonuclease RuvC, with protein MIIIGVDPGTVVTGFGIVKLNKNQLTYVIQGAIKPSSRLTLPCKLEVIYNELDKYIKIYKPDEFAIESAF; from the coding sequence ATGATAATAATTGGTGTGGATCCCGGAACGGTTGTAACCGGCTTTGGGATAGTAAAGCTGAATAAAAACCAGCTTACGTACGTTATACAGGGCGCCATTAAACCCTCCTCAAGGTTGACACTCCCCTGTAAGCTTGAAGTCATTTACAATGAGCTCGACAAATATATAAAGATATATAAGCCGGATGAATTTGCAATTGAATCGGCTTTCT